The Lycium barbarum isolate Lr01 chromosome 12, ASM1917538v2, whole genome shotgun sequence genome includes a region encoding these proteins:
- the LOC132624810 gene encoding oleosin H1-like, translating into MADRHTHGHLHTHPHQRPHEGGGMMKRLVPSKGPSATQILAIVTLLPVGGTLFCLAGLTLIGTLIGLAVATPVFLLFSPVIVPAILTVGLAVAGFLTSGAFVVTGLSSLSWILNYLKQGKSIPGNLDATKRRMADAAAHLGQKTKDVGQTIQSEAQEGKEGGRPRFHPF; encoded by the exons ATGGCCGACCGtcacacacacggccaccttCACACTCACCCACACCAACGTCCTCATGAAGGTGGTGGCATGATGAAAAGACTTGTTCCTTCAAAAGGTCCTTCAGCTACACAAATATTAGCTATTGTAACTCTACTTCCTGTTGGTGGGACCCTTTTTTGCCTTGCTGGCCTTACCCTTATTGGGACTTTAATTGGGCTTGCTGTTGCAACACCAGTGTTTCTCCTCTTCAGCCCAGTCATTGTACCTGCTATTCTCACTGTTGGGCTTGCTGTCGCTGGTTTCTTGACTTCCGGTGCTTTTGTTGTTACTGGGCTGTCATCTCTCTCTTGGATCCTCAATTATCTCAAACAAG GTAAATCGATCCCGGGAAATTTAGATGCGACAAAGAGGCGCATGGCGGATGCTGCTGCACACCTAGGGCAAAAGACAAAGGATGTGGGACAAACAATCCAGAGCGAAGCACAAGAAGGGAAAGAAGGAGGCAGGCCAAGGTTTCACCCTTTTTGA